The Panulirus ornatus isolate Po-2019 chromosome 55, ASM3632096v1, whole genome shotgun sequence genome has a segment encoding these proteins:
- the LOC139765562 gene encoding uncharacterized protein: MDEQEVNFCVSMDEQEVNCCICMEPFDEDDHTPRTLRCGHTLCSFCIESLLQRCVNDRKCPECCKPLKITNVSHLPVSYTVLRLSHVLSDVKYKLLKEALSDGDVCLKHGFLIISWCKECDMWLCRRCKCREMCSDAMPYSDALLHLKRDLVAETNLVIFDLLQKKEFYEEMKHSLELQISELKGKLEGVVEKLRKIEIGIASVEEDEAQVIEVNSVKRIERAIKQSKKHISELQNFMEENGRESTPEVPLSAPVDLQDLKDRLQITQSMYAVHTKVDGSVRWSKLTIHGMNLLLHASEETPPPCDATLVTFDGVMQAMDPVRQMAFIDLSVDYRHEGRICIDLFRGTLRSENFLRFCLGNHGPCYKGLEIEKLVIDDGGKEYIQSIQSGNFKDMRYCTALVDGITIGGYYQRNCHPGLIFGSDDPERMSMFGISLGYMSGGFTNTAFGKVTSGVLVLRNTLYEMKTESKIAHVGDCGIMIPLRK; encoded by the exons ATGGATGAGCAGGAGGTAAACTTTTGTGTTTCCATGGATGAGCAGGAGGTAAACTGTTGTATTTGTATGGAACCTTTTGATGAAGATGATCACACTCCTCGCACATTAAGATGTGGTCACACACTGTGCTCATTCTGTATAGAGAGTCTCCTGCAGAGATGTGTAAATGACAGAAAATGTCCAGAGTGCTGCAAACCATTGAAAATCACCAATGTTTCACATCTTCCAGTTAGCTACACTGTACTAAGACTATCACATGTATTGTCTGATGTGAAATATAAGCTTTTAAAAGAGGCACtaagtgatggtgatgtatgtTTGAAGCATGGGTTTTTGATAATCTCATGGTGTAAAGAGTGTGATATGTGGCTGTGTCGACGGTGTAAGTGTAGGGAGATGTGTTCAGATGCAATGCCATACTCTGATGCATTGCTTCATTTGAAGCGTGATCTTGTAGCTGAAACAAACTTAGTGATCTTTGATTTACTCCAGAAAAAAGAATTCTATGAAGAAATGAAACACTCTTTAGAATTGCAAATTTCAGAGCTTAAGGGAAAGCTTGAAGGTGTTGTAGAGAAATTGAGGAAAATAGAGATAGGCATTGCTTCAGTAGAAGAGGATGAAGCCCAAGTAATAGAAGTTAATTCGGTAAAGAGGATAGAGAGAGCTATTAAGCAAAGTAAGAAACACATAAGTGAGTTACAAAATTTTATGGAAGAGAATGGTCGAGAGTCAACACCAGAAGTTCCTCTTTCTGCACCAGTTGACTTACAG GATTTAAAAGATAGACTACAAATTACTCAGTCCATGTATGCTGTTCATACGAAGGTTGATGGTTCAGTGCGTTGGTCCAAGCTGACCATCCACGGCATGAACTTGCTTCTTCATGCCTCAGAGGAAACTCCACCACCATGTGATGCTACTCTTGTCACG TTTGATGGAGTCATGCAAGCCATGGATCCAGTCAGGCAGATGGCATTCATTGACCTCTCTGTTGATTACCGCCATGAAGGGCGTATATGTATAGATTTGTTTAGAGGCACATTgcggagtgaaaattttttacggTTTTGTTTGGGGAACCACGGCCCATGTTACAAAGGCTTAGAGATAGAAAAACTGGTTATTGACGATGGTGGTAAAGAATACATTCAGTCCATTCAGTCAGGAAATTTTAAAGACATGAGGTATTGCACAGCACTTGTTGATGGTATTACAATTGGTGGTTATTACCAAAGAAATTGTCACCCAGGGCTAATTTTTGGCAGTGATGATCCAGAAAGAATGTCAATGTTTGGAATATCTTTGGGATATATGAGTGGAGGTTTCACTAATACTGCTTTTGGAAAAGTTACAAGTGGTGTTTTAGTCCTCAGAAATACGCTTTATGAGATGAAAACTGAATCAAAAATAGCACATGTTGGTGACTGTGGGATCATGATTCCTCTTCGTAAATAA